ATAGTCGAACAGCAGCTGCGGCTCAGCCATTTCAGGTATCCTTTTGGCAAACAAAAAAGCCAGCGGGCAAACTCCCACTGGCTTTTGATTATAAGACCTTTTGGCCCTTACTGGCGGTTATCATTTGCCTGCCGTAACAGGACGCGGCTCTCATTCTGGAAACGCTGTGCGTAATCCCCGAACCAGTGCTCCACTTTTCGGAAGCTGTCGATAAACGCCTGTTTGTCACCGTGTTCCAGCAGGCCAATCGCCTCGCCGAAGCGCTTGTAGTAGCGCTTGATCAGCGCCAGATTGCTTTCCGATGACATAATAATGTCGGCATAAAGCTGCGGATCCTGGGCAAACAGCCGGCCCACCATCGCCAGCTCGAGGCGGTAAATCGGCGATGACAGCGCCAGTAACTGCTCAAGCTGCACGTTTTCTTCCGCCAGATGCAAGCCATATGCAAATGTCGCAAAGTGGCGCAACGCCTGAATAAACGCCATGTTCTGGTCATGCTCAACGGCGCTGGAGCGGTGCAAACGCGCGCCCCAGACCTGAATTTGTTCCAGCAGCCATTGATAGGCTTCAGGCTGACGGCCGTCGCAGTAGACCACGACCTGTTTTGCCAGGCTCCCGCTGTCCGGACCAAACATCGGGTGCAGGCCAAGTACCGGGCCGGAGTGTACGGCAAGCATCGCCTGCAGCGGGCCATTCTTCACCGAAGCCAGAT
This Klebsiella michiganensis DNA region includes the following protein-coding sequences:
- the tyrA gene encoding chorismate mutase (catalyzes the formation of prephenate from chorismate and the formation of 4-hydroxyphenylpyruvate from prephenate in tyrosine biosynthesis), with the translated sequence MVAELTALRDQIDEVDKALLDLLAKRLELVAEVGEVKSRFGLPIYVPERETSMLASRRKEAEALGVPPDLIEDVLRRVMRESYSSENDKGFKTLHPSLRPVVIVGGGGQMGRLFEKMLTLSGYQVRILEKEDWDKAPELLADAGMVIVSVPIHITEQVIAKLPPLPADCILVDLASVKNGPLQAMLAVHSGPVLGLHPMFGPDSGSLAKQVVVYCDGRQPEAYQWLLEQIQVWGARLHRSSAVEHDQNMAFIQALRHFATFAYGLHLAEENVQLEQLLALSSPIYRLELAMVGRLFAQDPQLYADIIMSSESNLALIKRYYKRFGEAIGLLEHGDKQAFIDSFRKVEHWFGDYAQRFQNESRVLLRQANDNRQ